In Plasmodium relictum strain SGS1 genome assembly, chromosome: 4, a single window of DNA contains:
- the RPN1 gene encoding 26S proteasome regulatory subunit RPN1, putative, with protein sequence MTAEDKKAVLIKVPVKDTDEKRRKLNAKIKKEELNEEEKKKKEELELLITRLKDDDINVVNLSINLLNKEIIDTSGILTSLLALKVLKTHYNTLIEIHNEMKFEECKRKLSNMISALSTTIGDENNIVKYVISGNKKDIINYGHEYIKNLITKLLAEYKNIKEEEANLNTNATTKNVTVNHIYELVNIIVPYSFSHNTEYEAIDLLIEVDKINDIYLYVDEKSCDRSILYLSNLTHYSSSTEEYYKLMNVILNILKKHKRHIECLKILLRLNKIDKIKELIFECGDILICKQIALICSRHCVYLEFTEEEKSKYPNLNLTQISNLSSGEHLSSIFLKLAKDLDVEEPKLPEDVYKTHLEEKRNTSVWDSAKQNLSSTFVNAFVNAGFCKDKLMTVNSSLWLFKNKEYGLMSATASMGLLLLWNIDEGLSQIDKFQYSSDQYVKSGALMAFGLACTNIKNECDPAYALLSEHIDAQNVMEKIGAILGFGYAYAGTNRENLLDVLIPPLVDNGCIIECSVFAALSLGLVFVGSQNREIAEYIIDTVLEKEKINNSLDSPIAKLYAVALGLLFLCSREKCEATLSALEIIKHPISKYMIATVEGMAFAGSNDVLKVQKMLQLLVEKRNDKKINTENKVNTDNKNVNVDNKKNNTNKNVKSNDAKNTNSNNYVEDNLDQCVAILNIALIALTDDISSEMTTRIIDHFLQYSNVNQKKAVPLALALLFTSFPKPNIVDILSKLTHDQDPDVALHAIISLGFVGAGTNNSRIAILLRQLSAFYCKDTNAIFVVRLAQGLLYMGKGLLTINPLHSNRSIINYVSLGSLLVTIHACLQLKSTILGKYHYLLYHLVPCIYPRMLVTVNENLEPLPVSVRVGQAVDVVGQAGKPKTITGFQTHVTPVLLLHTDRAEIATEEYIPINDTLEGIVILKKDPNYIPPAIN encoded by the exons atgacagcagaagataaaaaa GCAGTTTTAATTAAAGTCCCTGTAAAGGATACAGATGAAAAGAGAAGAAAATTAAATGCAAAAATTAAGaaagaagaattaaatgaagaagaaaagaaaaaaaaggaggAATTGGAATTGCTAATTACTAGATTAAAAGATGATGATATAAATGTAGTAAATTTATcgattaatttattaaataaagaaattattgATACTAGTGGAATTTTAACTTCTTTGCTAGCtttaaaagttttaaaaacACATTATAATACATTAATAGAAATACATAATGAAATGAAATTTGAAGaatgtaaaagaaaattaagcAATATGATAAGTGCTTTATCTACCACAATAGgggatgaaaataatatcgtaaaatatgttatatctggaaataaaaaagatataataaattatggGCATGAGTATATAAAGAACTTAATTACTAAATTATTAgctgaatataaaaatataaaagaagaagaagcaAATTTAAATACTAATGCAACAACAAAGAATGTTACAGTAAAtcatatatatgaattagTAAACATTATTGTTCCTTATTCTTTTAGTCATAATACTGAATATGAGGccattgatttattaatagaagtagataaaataaatgatatttatttatatgttgATGAAAAATCTTGTGATAGATCTATATTGTATTTGTCAAACTTGACGCACTATAGCTCATCCACAGAAGagtattataaattaatgaatGTGAtactaaatatattaaaaaaacataaaaggCATATAGaatgtttaaaaatattattaagattaaataaaatagataaaattaaagaattaatatttgAGTGTGGAGATATTTTAATATGTAAACAAATAGCTCTAATATGCTCAAGACATTGTGTTTATTTAGAATTTACTGAAGAAGAAAAGTCAAAATATCCAAATTTGAATTTAACACAAATATCTAATTTATCATCAGGGGAACACTTATCgtccatttttttaaaattagcCAAAGATTTAGATGTAGAAGAACCCAAATTACCAGAAGATGTTTATAAAACCcatttagaagaaaaaagaaatacaaGTGTATGGGACTCTGCAAAACAAAATTTGTCTTCAACATTTGTTAATGCATTTGTAAACGCTGGTTTTTGTAAAGATAAATTAATGACTGTTAATTCCTCTTTATggctttttaaaaataaggaaTATGGATTAATGAGTGCAACTGCATCAATGGGATTACTATTATTGTGGAATATCGATGAAGGATTATCTCAAATTGATAAATTTCAATATAGTAGTGATCAGTATGTAAAGTCAGGTGCTTTAATGGCATTTGGATTGGCCTGCacgaatataaaaaatgaatgtgATCCTGCATATGCTTTGTTATCTGAACATATAGATGCACAAAATGTAATGGAAAAAATTGGTGCTATTTTAGGTTTTGGCTATGCTTATGCTGGTACTAATAGAGAAAATTTGTTAGACGTTTTAATTCCACCTTTAGTTGATAATGGTTGTATTATTGAATGCAGTGTTTTTGCTGCTTTATCTTTAGGTTTAGTTTTTGTTGGATCACAAAATAGAGAAATTGCTGAATATATCATTGATACCgttttagaaaaagaaaaaataaacaattcTTTGGATTCACCAATAGCAAAATTGTATGCTGTTGCTTTAGGACTCTTATTTCTTTGTTCAAGAGAAAAATGTGAAGCTACATTGTCTGCCTTGGAAATTATTAAACATcctatttcaaaatatatgatTGCAACAGTAGAAGGAATGGCTTTTGCAGGATCTAATGATGTTCTGAAGGTTCAAAAGATGTTGCAATTGTTAGTTGAAAAAcgaaatgataaaaaaattaatactgAAAATAAAGTTAATACAGATAACAAAAATGTAAATGtagataacaaaaaaaataacactaacaaaaatgtaaaaagtAATGATGCAAAAAATACAAACAGTAATAATTATGTAGAGGATAATTTAGATCAATGTGTAGCTATTTTGAACATTGCACTCATAGCCTTAACTGATGATATAAGTTCAGAAATGACAACACGAATTATTGATCATTTTTTACAATATTCTAAtgtaaatcaaaaaaaagcTGTTCCATTAGCTTTGgcattattatttacatcATTTCCAAAACCAAATATTGTAGACattttatcaaaattaaCGCATGATCAAGATCCTGATGTTGCTTTGCATGCTATCATCTCGTTAGGATTTGTTGGTGCAGGAACAAATAATTCAAGAATAGCTATTTTATTGAGACAATTATCCGCTTTTTATTGCAAAGATACCAATGCTATTTTTGTTGTGAGATTAGCTCAAGGTTTGTTATATATGGGGAAAGGATTATTAACTATTAATCCTTTGCATTCTAATCGTTCAATTATTAACTATGTTTCATTAGGATCTTTATTAGTAACAATACATGCTTGTTTGCAACTGAAATCAACAATATTAGGCAAATATCATTACTTGCTTTATCATTTAGTACCTTGTATTTATCCAAGAATGCTTGTAACtgttaatgaaaatttagaaCCATTACCAGTGTCTGTCCGTGTTGGACAG gctGTTGATGTTGTTGGGCAAGCAGGAAAACCAAAAACAATAACAGGATTTCAAACTCATGTTACCCCAGTTTTATTATTACACACAGATAGAGCAGAAATAGCAACAGAAGAAT ATATACCCATCAATGACACTTTAGAAGGAATAGTTATTCTAAAAAAAGATCCAAATTACATTCCTCCAGCAATTaattaa
- a CDS encoding DNA-directed RNA polymerase II 16 kDa subunit, putative has protein sequence MANHMQGDIKNLDLGPEFKNCKCLNLCELQLILGDQLRLSSKRNEEAQALIKSSFDYANKFATIKNRSSIVDIRTNLERIGDLHEYEIAMLVNLLPKTILEARYFIPSLIRINDDTLNSILEHLISYRMYVS, from the exons atggCAAATCATATGCAAggagatataaaaaatttagaccTTGGACCtg aatttaaaaattgtaaGTGTTTGAATTTATGTGAGTTACAACTAATTTTAGGTGATCAACTTCGATTATCCTCTAAGAGAAATGAAGAAGCTCAAgc ATTAATCAAATCTTCTTTTGATTATGCAAATAAATTTgcaacaataaaaaatagaagctCTATTGTTGACATCAGAACTAATTTAGAAAGAATTGGAGATTTACATGAATATGAAATTGCGATGTTAGTTAATTTGTTGCCTAAAACAATATTAGAAGCTAGATATTTTATTCCATCATTAATTCGAATAAATGATGATACATTAAATTCAATATTAGAACATCTTATTAGTTATAGAATGTATGTATCTTAA